A portion of the Acidisarcina polymorpha genome contains these proteins:
- a CDS encoding ArnT family glycosyltransferase has protein sequence MNIRTPKHLTNGRLAVYRTATASPAGEREPQLSAQKAWILLVAVFLAVYVAALFTPPLLDDADAAHAQVARHIALSGDWVTFQIDGIRYLEKAPLPYWTVAIFYHLFGYNVFATHLPMALGMLGCAVLAWFWARRAFGDRAAFYSALGLLTCIGAFLFTRVYIPEALLSFFTALALYCLITGTEDRSSIRIYWMWAALALGVLTKGLVTPVFFAAAAIPYLILTGAWRRWRELRPLTGVLLFLLIAAPWHILAGLRNPDQGHPIGNIPTQGNVHGFFYFYFINEHWLRFLGSRYPHDYNKLPGYLYWSLHLVWLAPWSIFLPVLLRRAWQTRSQWLHDLKPNTAQTVDFYIEKAHLVDPAQHVAQVKFRARTNWLLAFYAAFILIFFSLSTNQEYYTFPAYFPLLVLSGSALARAEEYPGTPQAWLTRCHAIFALIGTIAAGALAYGLWLSRSVANVPDIGTLLARRDVAGYSLSMSHFFDLTGASFAALREPAIIAMLAFLVGPLIAWLLRKRGHHLEATTSVAFTAAVFLVAAHIALVRFEPLLSSKAIAETINHFSKPEDRLLLYGDQSDGSSVIFYTNRPALLVNGRRSTMIWGSYYPDAPHIFLTDEDLIAMWGRGSQNFLFVPEEWNLHVQSLLGSRAIEVQRLAGKTLYTDRPLVQ, from the coding sequence ATGAACATCCGGACTCCCAAGCACCTCACCAACGGACGGCTAGCTGTGTACCGCACGGCAACTGCCTCTCCTGCCGGCGAAAGAGAGCCCCAGCTATCGGCCCAGAAGGCTTGGATTCTGCTCGTGGCCGTCTTCCTGGCTGTCTATGTAGCCGCCCTATTTACTCCTCCGCTGCTTGACGATGCGGATGCCGCGCATGCCCAGGTTGCCCGGCACATCGCCCTGTCAGGCGATTGGGTAACCTTCCAGATCGATGGCATTCGCTACCTTGAAAAGGCGCCACTCCCCTACTGGACGGTCGCAATCTTCTACCATCTCTTCGGCTACAACGTCTTTGCCACTCACCTGCCGATGGCGTTGGGCATGCTTGGATGCGCGGTTCTTGCTTGGTTCTGGGCGCGGCGAGCCTTTGGCGATCGTGCTGCGTTCTACTCGGCCCTCGGCCTTCTCACTTGTATCGGAGCGTTCCTCTTCACCCGGGTGTATATTCCGGAAGCACTGCTCAGTTTTTTTACCGCGCTGGCACTTTACTGTCTGATCACTGGAACGGAAGATCGAAGTTCCATCCGAATTTATTGGATGTGGGCAGCGCTCGCGCTCGGAGTGCTAACCAAGGGGTTGGTCACCCCCGTTTTCTTTGCCGCAGCTGCCATCCCTTATTTGATTCTCACCGGTGCCTGGCGTCGCTGGCGGGAGCTGCGGCCGCTGACCGGTGTGCTGCTCTTCCTGTTGATCGCTGCACCTTGGCACATCCTTGCGGGGTTGCGCAATCCGGATCAGGGACATCCGATCGGCAACATTCCCACGCAAGGGAACGTGCATGGCTTTTTCTACTTCTACTTCATTAATGAACACTGGTTGCGGTTTCTTGGCTCCCGTTATCCGCATGACTATAACAAGCTGCCCGGCTATCTTTACTGGTCTTTGCATCTCGTATGGCTGGCTCCATGGAGCATTTTTCTTCCGGTCTTGCTGCGGCGCGCCTGGCAGACCCGCAGTCAGTGGCTGCATGATCTGAAGCCGAACACTGCTCAGACCGTTGATTTTTATATTGAGAAGGCCCACCTCGTCGACCCTGCTCAGCACGTTGCCCAGGTCAAGTTCCGGGCGCGGACCAACTGGCTGCTGGCATTTTATGCAGCCTTCATCCTGATTTTCTTTTCGCTATCGACTAACCAGGAGTACTACACCTTTCCGGCGTACTTTCCCCTGCTTGTGCTCTCGGGGAGCGCGTTGGCACGAGCCGAGGAGTACCCGGGCACTCCCCAGGCATGGCTCACCCGCTGCCATGCGATCTTCGCCTTGATCGGAACGATCGCGGCAGGGGCGTTGGCCTATGGCTTATGGCTCTCCAGGAGTGTTGCGAACGTCCCCGATATCGGCACATTGCTTGCCCGCCGGGATGTTGCTGGCTACTCCCTGTCGATGTCGCACTTCTTCGATCTGACCGGCGCATCCTTCGCCGCGCTGCGCGAGCCCGCGATCATCGCCATGCTTGCTTTCCTGGTAGGTCCGCTGATTGCCTGGCTGCTTCGCAAGCGAGGTCATCATCTGGAGGCGACGACCTCGGTCGCGTTCACGGCTGCCGTCTTTCTCGTCGCCGCCCACATCGCGCTGGTACGCTTTGAGCCGCTGCTTTCTTCGAAAGCCATTGCCGAAACCATCAATCATTTCTCGAAGCCCGAGGATCGGCTTCTACTTTATGGCGACCAATCGGATGGCTCCTCGGTGATCTTCTACACGAATCGTCCAGCTTTGCTGGTAAACGGACGCCGCAGCACTATGATTTGGGGCTCCTACTATCCCGACGCACCGCACATCTTCCTTACCGACGAGGATCTCATCGCAATGTGGGGGCGGGGTTCGCAAAACTTCCTCTTTGTGCCAGAAGAGTGGAACCTTCACGTGCAATCCCTACTAGGGAGCCGCGCCATTGAAGTACAGAGATTAGCAGGCAAGACACTCTACACTGACCGCCCTTTGGTGCAATAG
- a CDS encoding DnaJ C-terminal domain-containing protein, with the protein MPTTPQQKDYYATLGVKRTATSDEIRKAFRKLARKYHPDVNPNNKKAEEKFKEISEANDVLSDEKKRKIFDQFGFYSDNIDPAAAEAAARGGYTSGGTPRPRAGTQEVPFDFGGFDFSDFQTQAAGRGSSGAATEESSSWGGFRDIFSGIFSQGQKQRGPQAGTDLEYKVTVDFWTAVRGGTTRLQIQRQEVCPTCKGKASMGSAQVCPECGGSGQVTQMGGQMKFNIQCPRCGGTGKLQSTCSTCQGQGTVARSETIDFRIKPGTRDGQRIRLAGKGNAGTNGGAPGDLYLIIEAGSHPVFERSGDNILVSIPVAINEAALGAKIEVPTIDGRAQLKIPPGTQSGQKLRMRERGVPSAANEGVRGDQIVTVEIVVPQLKDERSKEILRELAKLNPEDPRASIWEKV; encoded by the coding sequence ATGCCCACAACACCACAACAGAAGGACTACTACGCGACCCTTGGAGTAAAGCGAACTGCGACTTCTGACGAGATTCGCAAGGCGTTTCGCAAGTTGGCCCGAAAGTATCATCCCGATGTCAATCCGAACAATAAAAAGGCTGAAGAGAAGTTCAAGGAGATCTCCGAGGCGAACGATGTTTTGAGCGATGAGAAGAAGCGGAAGATCTTCGACCAGTTCGGCTTCTACTCGGATAACATCGACCCTGCAGCGGCTGAGGCGGCCGCGCGGGGTGGCTATACCTCTGGCGGGACTCCTCGACCACGGGCCGGCACACAAGAAGTCCCCTTTGACTTCGGAGGGTTTGATTTCTCCGATTTCCAGACTCAGGCCGCCGGCCGAGGCAGTAGCGGAGCCGCGACCGAGGAGAGTTCGTCCTGGGGAGGCTTCCGCGACATCTTCTCCGGGATTTTCTCCCAAGGACAGAAGCAGCGTGGCCCTCAGGCGGGAACGGACCTGGAATACAAGGTGACGGTGGATTTCTGGACGGCCGTCCGCGGCGGCACGACCCGTTTGCAGATTCAGCGCCAGGAGGTCTGTCCAACCTGCAAAGGCAAGGCCTCCATGGGTTCAGCGCAAGTTTGCCCGGAATGCGGAGGGAGTGGTCAGGTCACGCAGATGGGCGGCCAGATGAAGTTCAATATTCAATGCCCTCGTTGCGGGGGGACCGGAAAATTGCAGTCGACCTGTTCCACGTGTCAGGGACAAGGAACGGTGGCTCGCTCCGAGACAATCGACTTTCGTATTAAGCCAGGGACTAGGGACGGCCAACGTATTCGTCTGGCTGGTAAAGGGAACGCAGGTACGAATGGCGGCGCTCCGGGCGACCTCTACCTGATCATTGAGGCGGGAAGCCATCCCGTCTTCGAACGTTCCGGAGACAACATTCTTGTCTCCATTCCAGTTGCCATCAATGAAGCGGCGCTGGGGGCCAAGATCGAGGTGCCGACCATTGATGGCCGGGCGCAATTGAAAATACCACCGGGAACGCAGAGCGGACAGAAGTTGCGCATGCGCGAACGCGGAGTTCCGTCGGCTGCGAATGAAGGTGTCCGCGGCGACCAGATTGTCACCGTCGAGATCGTGGTCCCGCAATTGAAGGATGAGCGATCAAAAGAGATCCTGCGCGAATTAGCAAAGCTGAATCCGGAGGATCCCCGGGCGTCGATATGGGAAAAAGTCTAG
- the dnaK gene encoding molecular chaperone DnaK, with amino-acid sequence MAKVIGIDLGTTNSVVAVMEGGEPKVIPNEEGGRTTPSVVGFTKSGERLVGQVAKRQAITNPENTIYSVKRFMGRRFNEVSDELKMVPYKVKASGDNVVIVAQGKEYTPPEISAMILQKLKKAAEDYLGTGVTEAVITVPAYFNDAQRQATKDAGKIAGLDVKRIVNEPTAAALAYGLDKKKDETIAVYDFGGGTFDVSILEVGDGVIEVKSTNGDTHLGGDNLDQRIVDWLIDEFKKDEALDLRAKGNEMALQRLRDAAERAKIELSTAQETEINLPFITADATGPKHLVKKLTRAKLEQLVEDIIQRSIEPCKKAMADAGVDASKIDEVVLVGGQTRMPRIQKLVQDLFGKEPHKGVNPDEVVAIGAAIQAGVLAGEVKDLLLLDVTPLTLSIETLGGVATPMIPRNTTIPTKKTETFSTAADSQTEVEVHVLQGERPMASQNRTLGKFKLGGIPPAQRGVPQIEVTFDIDANGILNVTAKDNATGKDQKITITSSSGLSKDEIDRMAKEADAHASEDKEKREEIEARNGLDNMVYNIEKMLKESGDKVSGSDKSDVETALAAAKKTLEGTPTSAELNAAREKLTETSHKLAEAMYKANASGGSAPTDGASSSAGTTETAEKKDEGVIDAEYVDVEDKK; translated from the coding sequence ATGGCAAAGGTAATAGGAATTGATTTGGGAACGACCAACTCAGTCGTGGCAGTAATGGAAGGCGGAGAGCCGAAAGTAATTCCGAATGAAGAAGGTGGCCGGACTACGCCGTCGGTTGTCGGGTTTACGAAGAGCGGCGAACGGCTGGTTGGCCAGGTTGCCAAGCGTCAGGCGATCACCAATCCGGAGAATACAATTTATTCGGTGAAGCGGTTCATGGGACGCCGGTTCAACGAGGTTTCCGATGAATTGAAGATGGTCCCGTATAAGGTCAAAGCGTCTGGTGACAACGTCGTGATCGTTGCCCAGGGCAAGGAGTACACCCCGCCCGAGATTTCAGCGATGATCCTGCAGAAGCTGAAAAAGGCTGCGGAGGACTATCTCGGTACCGGGGTCACTGAAGCCGTGATCACGGTCCCTGCCTACTTCAACGACGCACAGCGCCAGGCGACGAAAGATGCGGGTAAGATCGCTGGCTTGGACGTCAAGCGCATTGTGAACGAGCCGACCGCGGCCGCGCTTGCCTATGGCCTGGACAAAAAGAAGGACGAAACGATCGCTGTTTACGACTTCGGCGGCGGTACGTTCGACGTATCGATCTTGGAAGTCGGCGATGGCGTCATTGAAGTGAAATCGACCAACGGCGATACCCACCTCGGCGGCGACAACCTTGACCAGAGGATTGTCGATTGGCTGATCGATGAGTTCAAGAAGGACGAAGCTCTCGACCTGCGCGCCAAGGGTAATGAGATGGCCCTGCAGAGGCTGCGCGATGCTGCGGAGCGCGCGAAGATCGAGTTGTCGACGGCGCAAGAGACGGAGATTAACCTGCCGTTCATCACTGCCGATGCGACCGGCCCGAAGCACCTGGTGAAGAAGCTCACCCGCGCCAAGCTAGAGCAGTTGGTGGAGGACATCATTCAGCGTTCGATCGAGCCTTGCAAGAAGGCCATGGCCGATGCTGGGGTGGACGCGAGCAAGATCGACGAAGTCGTGCTGGTTGGCGGCCAAACCAGAATGCCGCGAATCCAGAAGCTTGTTCAAGACTTGTTCGGCAAAGAGCCGCACAAGGGCGTGAACCCGGATGAAGTTGTGGCAATCGGGGCGGCGATCCAGGCTGGCGTTTTGGCCGGCGAAGTGAAGGACCTGCTGTTGCTCGACGTGACCCCACTGACGCTATCGATCGAAACGCTGGGCGGAGTGGCGACCCCGATGATCCCGCGGAACACCACGATTCCGACCAAAAAGACGGAGACGTTCTCGACCGCGGCCGATAGTCAGACCGAGGTAGAAGTCCACGTCCTGCAGGGCGAACGCCCGATGGCAAGCCAGAACCGCACGCTAGGCAAGTTCAAGCTGGGGGGCATCCCGCCAGCACAGCGCGGGGTACCTCAGATTGAGGTCACGTTTGACATCGATGCCAACGGCATCCTTAATGTGACGGCCAAAGACAATGCGACCGGTAAAGATCAGAAGATCACGATTACTTCCTCTTCAGGTTTAAGCAAGGATGAGATCGACCGGATGGCCAAGGAAGCAGATGCCCACGCAAGCGAGGACAAGGAGAAGCGCGAGGAAATTGAAGCGCGGAACGGCCTCGATAATATGGTCTACAACATTGAGAAGATGTTGAAGGAGAGCGGCGATAAGGTATCTGGAAGCGATAAGAGCGATGTGGAGACGGCGCTAGCCGCAGCCAAGAAGACGCTCGAAGGCACCCCGACTTCGGCGGAGTTGAATGCCGCCAGAGAAAAGCTGACCGAGACCTCGCACAAACTGGCAGAGGCCATGTACAAGGCGAATGCATCGGGTGGATCTGCTCCGACCGATGGAGCTTCGAGCAGTGCCGGAACCACGGAGACAGCGGAGAAGAAAGATGAAGGAGTCATCGACGCTGAATACGTGGACGTTGAGGACAAGAAGTAA
- the hpnI gene encoding bacteriohopanetetrol glucosamine biosynthesis glycosyltransferase HpnI: MLSLHPLLILTAISKGLFIIALIGLVSSSVYAALVTLAAFGFAHRRQRRLRQNISFSPALSLLKPLHGREPDLEQRLEGFFRQDYPSYEILFCAREGDDLGLQVARRVAQKYPHIPVQFLTTGEPAYTNAKVSSLELMADAAHADILVISDSDVRVTPEYLREVAAPFADNRIGLATCLYRGIADGKSFWSRLEATAMSIEMAAGVLVADRIEGMQFALGPTMAVRRECVQEIGGFGTLGRYCADDFVLGNRIAARGHSVVLSDHVIDHIVLNEGFWQSMKHQVRWMKSTRFSRPKGHFGTALTFSVPFGFLMCVACTALGSPVLGLSALIWSISTRMLLAAVVGKTVVKERSLLRTMLLYPIRDLMGFGFWAVSYASNRILWRGEIFELLRDGVMRRYLPEASAARIGEETLLPPRA; this comes from the coding sequence GTGCTTTCTTTGCATCCTTTGCTAATCCTCACCGCCATCTCGAAGGGGCTCTTCATCATCGCTCTGATTGGGCTGGTGAGTTCCAGTGTCTATGCCGCATTGGTGACGTTAGCGGCTTTCGGCTTCGCGCATCGGCGGCAAAGGCGGCTGCGCCAAAATATATCGTTCTCTCCCGCGCTTAGCCTGCTCAAGCCGCTCCACGGGCGAGAGCCCGACCTCGAGCAGCGATTAGAGGGCTTTTTCCGGCAAGATTATCCCAGCTACGAGATCTTGTTCTGTGCGCGAGAGGGCGACGATTTGGGCCTGCAGGTCGCGCGTCGAGTAGCGCAGAAATATCCGCACATTCCCGTTCAGTTTCTTACTACTGGAGAGCCCGCTTACACCAACGCCAAGGTCTCTTCTCTGGAGTTGATGGCCGACGCCGCTCACGCCGACATCTTGGTGATCAGCGATAGCGATGTGCGGGTGACGCCGGAGTACCTGCGCGAAGTGGCTGCGCCGTTTGCGGACAACAGAATCGGATTAGCTACATGCCTCTATCGAGGTATCGCCGACGGTAAGAGCTTCTGGTCACGCCTGGAAGCGACAGCCATGAGTATTGAAATGGCGGCTGGCGTTCTGGTGGCGGATCGGATCGAAGGTATGCAGTTCGCACTCGGGCCCACGATGGCCGTTCGCCGCGAATGTGTCCAGGAAATTGGCGGATTTGGCACCCTGGGTCGCTACTGTGCCGACGATTTCGTACTTGGAAATCGGATCGCCGCTCGCGGTCACTCAGTTGTGCTCTCCGACCACGTGATCGACCACATTGTGCTGAACGAGGGTTTTTGGCAATCGATGAAGCACCAGGTGCGCTGGATGAAGAGCACCCGCTTTTCGCGTCCAAAAGGACACTTTGGCACCGCCTTGACTTTCAGTGTTCCCTTCGGTTTCTTGATGTGCGTCGCTTGTACTGCCTTGGGCTCGCCGGTCCTTGGCCTCAGCGCCTTGATCTGGAGTATCTCTACTCGTATGTTGCTTGCTGCTGTTGTCGGCAAAACCGTAGTCAAAGAGCGGAGCCTTCTGCGAACCATGCTGCTCTATCCGATCCGCGATTTGATGGGCTTTGGCTTCTGGGCTGTCAGCTATGCGAGCAATCGGATTCTCTGGAGGGGGGAAATCTTCGAATTGCTTCGAGACGGCGTCATGCGCCGGTATCTTCCCGAGGCGAGTGCCGCACGGATCGGGGAAGAGACGCTGCTTCCGCCGCGCGCCTAG
- a CDS encoding heat shock protein transcriptional repressor HspR, with translation MATKRKSKSAYMISVVAEMYDIHPQTLRLYEREGLLKPSRTEGNTRLYTEEDLERLEFILNLSRDLGVNIAGIAIILQMRERMEEMNWQMQSFVDYVRTEMLERMQQGFAQESAIVPLRRTVVVAKEIVPRDSPRNPAHARNPRTLGIPVVPGERKR, from the coding sequence ATGGCAACGAAACGCAAATCAAAGAGCGCGTACATGATCTCGGTCGTGGCCGAGATGTACGATATCCATCCGCAGACGCTACGCCTGTACGAGCGCGAAGGGTTGCTGAAGCCCTCTCGCACGGAAGGTAATACGCGGCTCTACACCGAGGAAGACTTGGAGCGGCTGGAGTTCATCCTGAACCTGTCGCGCGATCTGGGAGTGAACATCGCCGGCATCGCGATCATCCTGCAGATGCGTGAGCGGATGGAAGAGATGAACTGGCAGATGCAGAGTTTCGTCGATTATGTGCGAACCGAGATGCTCGAACGCATGCAGCAAGGTTTCGCTCAGGAATCGGCAATAGTGCCGCTGCGGCGAACGGTCGTCGTAGCGAAGGAGATTGTGCCAAGAGACAGTCCCCGCAATCCGGCTCACGCCCGCAATCCGAGGACGCTTGGCATTCCCGTGGTACCAGGTGAACGCAAACGTTAG